One window of the Desulfolucanica intricata genome contains the following:
- a CDS encoding pyridoxamine 5'-phosphate oxidase family protein has protein sequence MSKLNDTLKEMISQTKVFPVATASKEGMPNVVPISFVKVYDDDTVLVVDNFMNKTFKNLEENPQLSISVWNTDKAFQIKGQATIIKSGKPFDDAVSWVKEVMPQLNPKSAILVKITNIYNCQPGPDLGKEL, from the coding sequence TTGTCTAAACTCAACGATACTTTAAAAGAAATGATTTCTCAAACTAAGGTATTCCCCGTAGCTACCGCTTCTAAGGAGGGTATGCCTAATGTTGTCCCTATTTCTTTCGTCAAAGTTTACGATGACGACACTGTTCTAGTGGTTGATAATTTTATGAACAAAACGTTCAAAAACTTAGAGGAAAATCCTCAACTTTCAATCTCAGTCTGGAACACGGATAAAGCTTTCCAAATTAAAGGACAAGCTACAATAATAAAGTCTGGAAAACCTTTTGATGATGCAGTTAGCTGGGTTAAAGAAGTTATGCCGCAGCTGAACCCCAAATCTGCAATTCTTGTAAAAATAACCAATATTTATAATTGTCAACCCGGCCCGGATCTCGGTAAAGAATTATAA